The genomic stretch ACCACAAAATGAATAAGAACCAAATAATCCGCTTAATCCCTGCTCTTAATTGATGCAACGCTCAGTCCTCATATAATCCATTAATTACAAGCATATACCATGTTCTGAGCTCTGGCTGTGCTTGCTTCACATAAAAAAAGAGAGCCTAGGGCTCTCTTCATAAGAATTAGTTACGACTTAACTGATCTTTCAAGTTTGGCGGTGTCCCTTTGATCGTCAGCGTATCTGTTTCTGGATCGTAGAAAATACGCTCGCCCAACAACAAGCTGTCAAAGCTGATATTTAAACCACCACCGGCACCCACATATTTAGTCAGCTTACGAACCGTTGAGCGATCACCAGGGAATGATTCTTCAAGCTCGTAACCTTGCTCTTTGGTGAAGTCCATAAAGCTCGTACCATCTTGGCTTGGCGGTAACTCACCAGAAAGTTCAGAAATTTGAACCTCTTCACCAGATTTGATCTGCTCGTTACAGTAGTTATAGACCTGCTTTTTGTACTCGTTAACTTCTTGCTTTTCCAACTTAGAATCCGCACAGAAGTCATCCACCGCTTGCATCAACACAAGGTTTTGCTGTTTCGTGTCTAAGCCAATATCGGCTTGCAGAAAATCAAGGAAGAAATCAGCGACTTTACGACCAACACGCCCTTTGATGTATTGTAGGTAACGGTTAGATTCTTTATCCGTCTCGTAACTCGAAAGGTCAATGCGCGCCGCAATGTCCATCTTCGTGATATCGAGGTAGTCCGTCGCGCTGATGTCCAAACCCTCAGTCACTTTCAGGCTTTGGTTCATCGGCAAGATACCAATGAAAAGATAATCTGTTGCTAAACTTTGGTACTCAGCAAAAACCAAAATGCCTTCATCCGCAAATGGGTACTTAATCAGTTCTTCTTTCAGGCGATTTGCACTAATTTGTGAGAAGTCGTAAAAATCTCGCTCTCCTTTGCGCATTTCTTGAAGCCAAAATTGAAATTCGCTGTCTGACTGGAAAGAGCCAAAACCTTTACCAGCTTTAGAATGGAATACTCGATGGAGCTCTGCGACGAGATTTTCAGT from Vibrio parahaemolyticus encodes the following:
- the yejK gene encoding nucleoid-associated protein YejK, with the protein product MSLHLSNVILHQLCKNDQDELVVKLRPASLENDASTENLVAELHRVFHSKAGKGFGSFQSDSEFQFWLQEMRKGERDFYDFSQISANRLKEELIKYPFADEGILVFAEYQSLATDYLFIGILPMNQSLKVTEGLDISATDYLDITKMDIAARIDLSSYETDKESNRYLQYIKGRVGRKVADFFLDFLQADIGLDTKQQNLVLMQAVDDFCADSKLEKQEVNEYKKQVYNYCNEQIKSGEEVQISELSGELPPSQDGTSFMDFTKEQGYELEESFPGDRSTVRKLTKYVGAGGGLNISFDSLLLGERIFYDPETDTLTIKGTPPNLKDQLSRN